The proteins below are encoded in one region of Methylobacillus flagellatus KT:
- the moaA gene encoding GTP 3',8-cyclase MoaA codes for MPSSAYTPELIDQFGRRVDYIRLSITDRCDFRCVYCMGDDMVFLPREDVLSLEECARLVRTFVTLGVSKVRITGGEPLVRKNALTLFQEVGRLPGLRELTMTTNGSQLERYAHDLKKAGLSRINISMDSLDPERFRKITRVGDLDKVLRGIQAAKDAGFTHIKLNTVLMRGINDTEAIPLLEFAIQHSLDIAFIEEMPLGEVDHSRGDTYVSNQATLTLLQAHFPLISSTETTGGPARYWRVAHTNTRVGFISPHSHNFCEACNRVRITCKGELYLCLGQENKVDLMPLLRDHPHDDQPLREAIIASMQIKPKGHDFDLRRQAPSVIRFMSQTGG; via the coding sequence ATGCCCAGCTCCGCCTACACTCCCGAGTTGATCGACCAGTTTGGTCGCCGGGTGGATTATATACGTCTATCGATTACGGACCGATGCGACTTCCGCTGTGTCTACTGTATGGGTGATGACATGGTTTTCCTGCCACGTGAAGACGTGCTGTCCTTAGAGGAATGCGCCCGCCTCGTACGCACCTTTGTCACACTAGGTGTCAGCAAGGTGCGCATTACCGGTGGCGAACCCCTGGTACGCAAAAACGCGTTGACCCTTTTTCAAGAAGTGGGTCGCCTACCCGGGCTGCGTGAATTGACAATGACCACCAATGGCTCGCAGCTTGAGCGTTACGCCCACGACCTGAAAAAGGCCGGGCTTAGTCGCATCAATATCAGCATGGATAGCCTTGACCCTGAGCGTTTTCGCAAGATCACCCGCGTAGGCGACCTCGACAAGGTGCTGCGTGGCATTCAGGCAGCCAAGGATGCGGGGTTCACCCATATCAAGCTCAATACGGTCCTCATGCGCGGTATCAATGATACCGAAGCGATACCCCTGCTCGAGTTTGCAATCCAGCACTCCTTGGATATCGCTTTCATCGAGGAAATGCCGCTGGGCGAGGTTGATCATAGCAGGGGCGACACTTATGTCAGCAACCAGGCAACGCTCACATTACTGCAAGCCCACTTCCCACTGATCAGCAGCACCGAAACGACGGGCGGTCCGGCCCGCTACTGGCGAGTTGCACATACCAATACCCGCGTAGGCTTCATCTCGCCACACAGTCACAATTTCTGCGAGGCATGCAACCGCGTGCGCATTACCTGCAAGGGTGAACTCTATCTTTGCCTGGGACAGGAAAACAAGGTCGATCTCATGCCCTTGCTGCGCGATCACCCCCACGATGACCAGCCCCTAAGAGAGGCCATTATTGCCTCCATGCAAATCAAACCCAAGGGCCATGACTTTGACCTGCGTCGTCAGGCGCCTTCTGTCATCCGCTTCATGTCACAGACTGGCGGCTGA
- the mobA gene encoding molybdenum cofactor guanylyltransferase MobA — protein sequence MSITGIVLAGGKGTRMGGANKGLLEFHGRPMVAHVLHRLAPQVDELMINANREIERYRQMGYPVIQDEISGFAGPLAGLHAGMQHAQHPYILTVPCDSPLLPSNLAKRLINALIERDADIAIAKTGTQAHPVFSLCRKALLPKLELFLERGERKMTEWIAELDSIEVSFTDQAPAFTNINTPEELRILEQAA from the coding sequence ATGAGTATTACAGGTATCGTACTTGCTGGTGGAAAAGGCACACGCATGGGTGGCGCAAACAAAGGCCTGCTTGAATTCCATGGCCGGCCCATGGTCGCGCATGTACTACATCGCCTTGCCCCGCAAGTGGATGAGTTAATGATCAATGCCAACCGCGAGATCGAGCGCTATCGCCAGATGGGCTACCCCGTCATCCAAGATGAAATCAGCGGCTTTGCTGGTCCACTGGCCGGCTTGCATGCGGGAATGCAGCATGCGCAGCACCCTTACATCCTTACCGTACCATGCGACTCACCACTTCTGCCGTCCAACCTGGCAAAGCGCCTGATCAATGCATTGATTGAGCGGGATGCGGATATCGCTATTGCAAAAACCGGCACACAAGCCCATCCTGTCTTCAGCTTATGCCGCAAGGCTTTGCTTCCAAAGCTGGAGTTGTTTCTGGAGCGAGGTGAACGCAAGATGACAGAGTGGATTGCAGAACTCGACAGCATCGAAGTCTCTTTCACAGACCAGGCGCCAGCCTTTACCAATATCAATACTCCGGAAGAATTGCGGATATTGGAGCAGGCAGCATGA
- the mobB gene encoding molybdopterin-guanine dinucleotide biosynthesis protein B, whose protein sequence is MNTLVFPRPVLGFCAYGSGSGKTTLLTRLIPVLTARGLRISVIKHAHHKFDVDKPGKDSYRLREAGAVQTLVASDIRWALMTERQRIPTQQNEPANLPELLSQLDPDVVDLVLVEGFKQADIDKIEIHRPSLGYPLLAPEDRHIIAVAADGPVTGLAVPTLDLNNPEAMADFITHWMEDRTS, encoded by the coding sequence ATGAACACCCTGGTATTCCCTCGCCCTGTTTTAGGCTTTTGTGCCTATGGCAGCGGTTCGGGAAAAACAACGCTACTTACCCGCCTGATCCCGGTGTTGACTGCCCGTGGCTTGCGCATTTCTGTAATCAAGCACGCACACCACAAATTCGATGTGGACAAACCGGGCAAAGATAGTTATCGCCTGCGCGAAGCTGGGGCCGTGCAGACATTGGTAGCTTCGGATATCCGCTGGGCATTGATGACCGAACGCCAGCGCATCCCTACTCAACAAAATGAGCCGGCCAACCTGCCAGAGCTGCTTTCCCAGCTCGATCCCGATGTCGTTGACCTCGTGCTGGTCGAGGGTTTCAAACAGGCAGACATCGACAAGATCGAGATTCACCGCCCCAGCCTTGGCTACCCGCTGCTGGCACCAGAAGACCGCCATATCATCGCCGTAGCCGCTGATGGCCCTGTCACAGGTCTGGCCGTGCCGACGCTGGACTTGAACAACCCTGAGGCGATGGCCGATTTTATTACTCACTGGATGGAAGACCGGACATCATGA
- the glp gene encoding molybdopterin molybdotransferase MoeA: protein MTMQSSFNQLISCQGDYDPDSLPVEQARKFIRQFLSPVSSTETLPLKAARGRILASDVISPLNVPSHDNSAMDGFALHSRDINAGSLRIIGTAYAGRPFSATVKSGECVRIMTGAVMPEGTDTVIMQERTQIADGIMTMLEAPKPLANVRYAGEDLKVGQIVLQTGRKLRPADIGLIASLGIGEVLVYRKLKVAFFSTGDELVSIGKPLGEGQIYDSNRYTLYGMLESLGNVEIMDMGVVPDAPQALEDMLIQASSQADVILTSGGVSVGEADFMKQLLEKLGQVVFWKIAMKPGRPLAYGKVGEAHYFGLPGNPVSVMVTFYQFVRDALLYLMGQNPVPMLPLLKVRCVEPIRKLAGRTEFQRGILFADPSGTWQVRPTGNQGSGILRSMSEANCFIVLGDQVGDLPGGSEVEVQVMEGML from the coding sequence ATGACCATGCAATCCTCATTCAACCAGCTCATTAGCTGCCAAGGTGATTATGACCCTGACTCCCTGCCAGTAGAGCAGGCAAGAAAATTCATCCGTCAATTCCTCAGTCCGGTCAGCTCCACCGAGACATTGCCCCTGAAAGCCGCCCGTGGGCGCATCCTCGCATCCGATGTCATTTCACCATTGAATGTTCCTAGCCATGACAATTCGGCCATGGATGGATTCGCCCTCCACAGCCGCGACATCAATGCAGGATCCTTGAGAATCATTGGTACTGCATATGCAGGCAGGCCATTTTCTGCCACCGTGAAATCCGGCGAATGTGTCCGCATCATGACTGGAGCAGTCATGCCTGAAGGTACGGATACCGTCATTATGCAGGAGCGCACCCAGATAGCCGATGGCATCATGACCATGCTTGAAGCGCCGAAGCCATTGGCGAATGTGCGGTATGCAGGCGAAGATCTCAAGGTTGGCCAAATCGTGCTGCAAACTGGGCGCAAACTCCGTCCCGCGGATATTGGCCTGATCGCATCATTAGGTATTGGCGAAGTACTGGTGTACCGAAAACTAAAGGTAGCCTTCTTCTCAACCGGCGACGAATTGGTCAGCATAGGCAAACCATTGGGTGAAGGGCAAATATATGATAGCAACCGATACACCCTATACGGCATGCTGGAAAGTCTGGGGAACGTCGAAATCATGGACATGGGCGTGGTTCCCGATGCCCCGCAGGCATTGGAGGACATGTTGATCCAGGCATCTTCCCAAGCGGATGTGATTCTGACCAGCGGCGGTGTTTCCGTTGGCGAAGCCGACTTTATGAAGCAGCTATTGGAAAAACTAGGCCAAGTCGTATTTTGGAAAATTGCCATGAAACCCGGCCGACCACTGGCCTATGGAAAGGTTGGGGAAGCACATTATTTCGGCCTGCCAGGCAATCCTGTCTCCGTCATGGTCACCTTTTACCAATTTGTTCGCGATGCCTTATTATACCTGATGGGGCAAAACCCGGTCCCAATGCTGCCATTGCTGAAAGTTCGATGTGTCGAACCCATTCGCAAGCTGGCAGGACGTACGGAGTTCCAGCGCGGCATCCTGTTTGCCGACCCATCAGGCACATGGCAAGTACGCCCCACTGGCAACCAAGGCTCTGGCATCCTGCGCTCCATGTCTGAAGCCAACTGCTTTATTGTGCTGGGTGACCAAGTAGGCGACCTTCCCGGGGGGTCAGAAGTCGAGGTTCAAGTAATGGAAGGCATGTTGTAG
- a CDS encoding LGFP repeat-containing protein gives MAKITLDFNELGSRLGGWRFKSRTAAEYKAAGSNYRTYKPTVSTPIGGGLQLFTKLDHIRGGAKDDHCQLEMQFDSQGTLVNWRTQVQIQGNPQFDTGLVTEAASIFGQEYGAIANVASKILNSVSNFIGQLGEHGGRAAFPSVIQMNFNHIVESVRREFEVSGAIGEKYAALGGVQSFLGRALTDELGTPDGNGRYHHFEGGSIYWTSKTGAWSVRGVIRNQWATLGWERSKLGYPISDEEPRKGGGRQSRFQGGVVNWTRARGAWVQYALLSHHVQKMKLQKGMKIDLSEHLHLQKFN, from the coding sequence ATGGCCAAAATAACATTGGACTTCAACGAGCTGGGGAGCAGATTGGGTGGGTGGCGTTTTAAAAGCCGGACGGCTGCTGAGTATAAGGCGGCGGGAAGTAATTACCGTACCTACAAGCCCACAGTATCGACCCCAATAGGAGGTGGGCTGCAATTATTCACCAAACTGGATCATATTCGTGGCGGAGCAAAAGATGACCATTGCCAACTCGAGATGCAATTTGACAGCCAGGGCACGCTGGTAAATTGGCGTACTCAGGTTCAAATACAGGGCAATCCCCAGTTCGACACCGGCCTAGTGACTGAAGCGGCCAGCATATTCGGTCAGGAGTACGGTGCTATCGCCAATGTGGCGAGCAAGATACTGAACAGTGTCTCCAATTTCATCGGACAACTCGGGGAGCATGGCGGGCGTGCCGCATTTCCCTCGGTGATCCAGATGAATTTCAATCACATCGTCGAAAGCGTCCGCCGCGAGTTCGAGGTGAGCGGGGCGATTGGTGAAAAGTATGCCGCCCTGGGAGGGGTGCAAAGTTTTCTTGGCAGGGCATTGACCGATGAACTCGGCACTCCGGATGGGAACGGGCGTTATCACCACTTTGAGGGCGGATCCATTTATTGGACTTCTAAGACAGGAGCGTGGTCGGTACGCGGCGTGATTCGCAATCAATGGGCTACTCTAGGCTGGGAGCGCAGCAAGCTCGGATACCCGATTTCAGATGAAGAGCCGCGCAAGGGCGGCGGCCGCCAGAGCAGGTTTCAAGGCGGTGTGGTTAACTGGACCCGGGCGAGGGGAGCATGGGTGCAATACGCCTTGCTGTCTCATCACGTACAGAAAATGAAGCTGCAAAAGGGAATGAAAATCGACTTGAGTGAACATCTGCATCTGCAGAAGTTCAACTAG
- a CDS encoding GntR family transcriptional regulator, with protein sequence MSSLRPLKDNVPPITNLIRLDKHSPIPLYAQLYQQLESLILQQELKPGTQLPTEAAFSEALGVSKITIKRSYMELRNRKLITSNRKGGTTVLTPGRLDTHMFKLRGFTDEMRELGMTPSTRILNRSIVNDRGLASMFGLNSNTPLLKLERIRCGDEKPLSHEVAWYNLHHLPELASADLQGSVYHTINQQCRHRLDWCEQTVEAVLSNAVENQAFGFSTPQPCLLIKRRSYSQDGILLEYVEGTFRGDAYAYRVKMKG encoded by the coding sequence GTGTCATCATTACGCCCACTCAAAGACAATGTTCCGCCCATCACCAACCTGATCAGATTGGATAAGCACTCACCTATCCCACTCTATGCACAACTGTATCAGCAGCTTGAATCCCTGATATTGCAGCAGGAGCTCAAGCCAGGCACGCAATTGCCAACCGAGGCTGCTTTCTCGGAAGCGCTAGGAGTCAGCAAAATCACAATCAAGCGCAGCTATATGGAACTGCGCAACCGCAAGCTCATCACCAGTAATCGCAAGGGCGGTACCACCGTCCTCACCCCTGGACGGCTTGACACCCACATGTTCAAGCTGCGCGGCTTCACCGATGAGATGCGCGAGTTGGGCATGACACCGTCCACCCGCATTCTGAACCGCTCCATCGTCAATGACCGTGGCCTCGCCTCCATGTTCGGCCTCAACTCCAACACGCCCCTCCTCAAGCTGGAGCGCATTCGCTGCGGAGACGAGAAACCCCTATCCCACGAAGTTGCGTGGTATAACCTGCACCATTTGCCAGAACTCGCTTCAGCAGACTTGCAGGGATCCGTCTATCACACCATCAACCAACAATGCCGGCATCGCCTTGACTGGTGTGAGCAAACCGTAGAAGCCGTGCTTTCCAATGCGGTAGAAAATCAGGCATTCGGTTTCAGCACACCTCAGCCTTGTCTGTTGATCAAGCGCCGCAGCTATTCGCAAGATGGCATCCTGCTAGAATACGTGGAGGGCACATTCCGTGGCGACGCCTATGCCTACCGCGTCAAGATGAAAGGCTGA
- a CDS encoding PfkB family carbohydrate kinase, protein MLASFTPTTSHAYILASLMIAHIYFVRRFPAPGESFQADGFYCETGGKGLNVLIGLHKLGIPVDGILPCGRTPSSRQQHLEVLSQWALDHIAAPITAEYNGHGVALIDEQGQNQIIVHPGANALLGENHVQPHATSIQRASLVYAPFELPDSAILAAFKIAHSAGRMTVLNPSPYRDISPELLALTDVFILNQTEAQAWLNGMPEHFASCEAALTWLRVIRFNQRFAGKSIILTLGCKGAIALLENGNTYTHTGFITPTVDTIGAGDAFASALLASLLRGDCVNTALRHGCASASLTIRQRGLLAHLPSEKVLHDFLNGEGSTINS, encoded by the coding sequence ATGCTGGCAAGCTTCACACCCACCACCTCGCATGCCTACATACTTGCCAGCCTCATGATCGCGCATATCTATTTCGTGCGGCGCTTCCCGGCACCAGGCGAATCATTTCAGGCAGATGGCTTCTACTGCGAAACCGGTGGCAAGGGACTAAATGTCCTGATCGGACTGCACAAGCTTGGGATCCCCGTGGACGGCATACTGCCTTGTGGCCGAACCCCATCATCACGACAGCAGCACCTTGAGGTATTGTCGCAATGGGCACTCGACCATATCGCTGCACCCATCACCGCCGAATACAATGGTCACGGCGTCGCACTCATCGATGAACAAGGGCAAAATCAAATCATCGTTCACCCCGGGGCCAACGCCTTGCTTGGAGAAAATCACGTCCAGCCCCACGCAACCTCCATCCAGCGGGCCAGCCTCGTCTACGCTCCCTTTGAATTGCCTGATTCCGCCATATTGGCTGCCTTCAAGATCGCACATTCGGCCGGCCGCATGACAGTGCTCAACCCATCTCCCTATCGAGATATCTCCCCCGAATTACTCGCGCTCACCGACGTATTCATCCTGAATCAAACCGAGGCACAAGCATGGCTGAATGGCATGCCCGAGCATTTCGCCTCATGCGAAGCAGCACTCACTTGGCTGCGCGTCATACGATTCAACCAGCGCTTTGCAGGAAAGTCCATCATTCTCACCCTAGGCTGCAAGGGCGCAATTGCCTTATTGGAAAACGGCAATACCTACACACACACAGGCTTTATCACCCCAACCGTTGATACGATCGGGGCAGGCGACGCCTTTGCCAGTGCCTTGCTCGCAAGCCTGTTACGTGGCGACTGCGTCAACACTGCCTTGCGGCATGGCTGTGCCAGCGCCAGTCTTACCATCCGTCAGCGTGGACTTCTTGCTCACTTGCCTAGCGAAAAAGTGTTGCATGACTTCCTGAATGGTGAAGGTTCAACGATAAATTCATGA
- a CDS encoding TonB-dependent receptor family protein has protein sequence MHHSRFHFKLIPLAVVSTCFGNAAFAEDSMPSSQGGLQIVSPVVVTATRAAQRSFDLPVAIDLVDKENIQNGLPQMTLSESLIRVPGITAQNRTQMAQDPQISTRGFGARSAFGVRGVRLYVDGIPLSFPDGSGQPGSVDLGVMQGIEVMRGPFSALYGNSSGGVVQLLTENAPAGHELSAGVLFGSYNTHRENARAAGTADGLEYLINYSNYSSDGYRDHSRNKKEQGTAKFSFNLSEDTKLTTLINWFDQKADDPLGLTRAEVRADHNQAAPSAYRADTRVSRSQTQVGFNLEHKINDNNSINLISYVGTRRNEQYLSISQVNGNGRASSIDREFWGADLRWNNKGELISRPYSISLGLTYGKMNDDRLDIEAVNGIKTGTLNRDEENIATNSDQYIQAQWSVLDSLNLHFGARRTKVKLEVDDHRGTNDGSVTYEKTTPVYGVVWKVSPIWNIYANYGKGFETPTFAEAAYATVTPAVTGPNLGLKPSESRNFEVGTKAFIGSNTVANLTLFNVRTDDEIVVQQNLNNNVTYMNASKTKRNGVELSIDSKLANNISLFGSYTLLRAKFDDTYSYPVTRFGNTTINTVQSGNYIPGTYRSQIYGEIAWKHQASGFNTAFEARHNSKVYTDDQNSDSARSYTLFNIRAGFQQKLQNWRFSEYVRVENIFDKDYIGSIRVNDGNRRFYEPAAGRNWLLGLNATYIF, from the coding sequence ATGCATCATTCCAGATTTCATTTCAAACTCATTCCACTCGCTGTAGTGAGCACATGCTTCGGCAATGCAGCCTTTGCAGAAGACAGCATGCCATCCTCTCAAGGCGGCCTTCAAATCGTTTCCCCGGTGGTAGTCACAGCCACCCGCGCGGCACAAAGAAGCTTTGATCTGCCTGTCGCCATTGACCTGGTCGATAAGGAAAACATCCAGAATGGCCTGCCGCAGATGACCTTGTCCGAAAGCCTGATCCGCGTTCCGGGCATCACAGCACAAAACCGCACGCAAATGGCACAGGATCCGCAGATTTCCACGCGCGGTTTTGGAGCCCGCTCTGCATTTGGCGTACGCGGTGTACGCTTATATGTCGACGGCATCCCTTTAAGCTTCCCGGATGGCAGTGGCCAACCAGGCAGCGTGGACTTGGGTGTCATGCAGGGCATTGAAGTCATGCGAGGCCCCTTCTCGGCACTTTATGGCAACTCCTCCGGCGGCGTTGTGCAATTGCTGACAGAAAATGCGCCTGCAGGCCATGAGTTATCAGCGGGAGTATTATTCGGCAGTTACAACACACATCGAGAAAATGCGCGCGCAGCTGGTACTGCGGATGGACTGGAGTACCTGATCAACTACAGCAACTACTCCTCCGACGGCTATCGCGATCATAGTCGTAACAAGAAAGAACAGGGTACAGCCAAGTTCAGTTTCAACTTAAGTGAAGACACCAAACTCACCACATTGATCAATTGGTTTGATCAGAAGGCAGATGATCCTCTTGGATTAACCCGAGCTGAAGTTCGTGCTGATCATAACCAAGCCGCCCCCAGCGCATATCGCGCAGACACGCGTGTATCTCGTAGCCAGACTCAGGTCGGCTTCAATCTTGAACATAAAATCAACGACAATAATTCCATCAACCTGATTTCTTATGTTGGCACCCGCAGAAACGAACAATACCTCTCTATCAGCCAAGTCAATGGTAATGGTCGCGCAAGCTCTATTGATCGTGAGTTCTGGGGAGCCGACCTGCGTTGGAATAATAAGGGCGAATTAATAAGTCGTCCTTACTCCATCAGTCTAGGCCTGACATACGGCAAGATGAATGATGATCGCTTAGATATTGAGGCGGTAAATGGTATTAAAACAGGCACATTGAATCGAGATGAAGAAAATATTGCCACCAATTCCGATCAATATATCCAGGCACAATGGTCGGTATTAGATAGCCTAAATTTGCATTTTGGCGCTCGCCGCACCAAGGTCAAACTGGAAGTTGACGATCATCGTGGCACCAACGATGGCAGCGTCACTTATGAAAAAACTACGCCCGTTTATGGCGTGGTTTGGAAAGTTTCTCCAATCTGGAATATCTATGCAAATTATGGCAAGGGCTTCGAAACTCCCACTTTTGCTGAAGCAGCTTATGCCACCGTTACCCCTGCAGTTACTGGCCCGAACTTAGGCTTAAAGCCTAGCGAAAGTCGCAACTTCGAAGTTGGTACAAAGGCATTTATCGGCAGCAATACTGTTGCTAATCTAACTTTGTTCAATGTACGTACTGATGATGAAATTGTAGTACAGCAAAACCTAAACAATAATGTCACCTATATGAATGCTAGCAAAACTAAGCGCAATGGTGTTGAATTATCAATTGACTCCAAACTCGCTAACAATATTTCGCTATTTGGCTCTTACACCTTGCTACGCGCAAAATTTGATGACACCTACTCTTATCCTGTAACTCGCTTTGGGAACACTACCATCAATACAGTTCAGTCAGGCAATTACATCCCAGGAACTTATCGATCCCAAATTTATGGTGAAATTGCGTGGAAACATCAAGCTAGCGGCTTCAACACTGCCTTTGAAGCTCGGCACAATAGCAAGGTGTACACTGACGACCAAAACAGCGACTCTGCCCGTTCATATACGCTTTTCAATATCCGCGCAGGCTTCCAGCAAAAACTACAGAACTGGCGCTTCAGTGAGTACGTTCGCGTAGAAAATATATTCGACAAGGACTACATTGGCTCGATCCGTGTCAATGACGGTAATAGACGCTTCTATGAACCTGCTGCAGGCCGCAACTGGCTGTTGGGCCTCAACGCCACCTATATTTTCTAG
- a CDS encoding cytochrome b: MNNPDRYTKVAIMLHWLIAIVILFLFALGWYMNELPRGSGKVTDIDLFDLGIYTFHLTEAATPRTFYFNLHKSIGFTVLLLVALRLYWRLMHRPPALPASMKRWEKVVAHGTHHLLYLMMVLMPLTGLLTTLYSKYGLHWFSVPVLPGLDNPGWRDFFVDAHGFSASILIVLIGLHIAAALKHQFIDKDNTLKRMSFFD; the protein is encoded by the coding sequence ATGAATAACCCTGACAGGTATACCAAGGTGGCTATCATGCTACATTGGCTGATCGCTATCGTTATCCTCTTCCTGTTTGCGCTTGGCTGGTATATGAACGAACTGCCCCGTGGCAGCGGCAAGGTGACCGACATTGATCTATTTGACCTGGGGATATATACCTTTCATCTTACCGAGGCTGCAACGCCGCGAACCTTTTATTTCAATCTGCACAAATCTATCGGTTTTACCGTGTTGCTACTTGTCGCTTTAAGACTGTATTGGCGGCTCATGCATCGGCCTCCAGCTTTGCCAGCGTCGATGAAGCGGTGGGAAAAAGTAGTGGCCCATGGTACCCATCATTTGCTGTACCTGATGATGGTGCTGATGCCACTCACAGGATTACTGACGACGCTTTATAGCAAATATGGCTTGCACTGGTTTTCGGTGCCGGTGCTGCCGGGGTTGGATAACCCTGGATGGCGGGATTTCTTTGTGGATGCGCATGGCTTCTCTGCATCAATACTCATAGTATTAATCGGCTTGCATATTGCCGCTGCACTTAAGCACCAGTTCATTGACAAGGATAACACTTTGAAGCGAATGTCATTTTTTGACTGA
- a CDS encoding beta-propeller fold lactonase family protein, whose protein sequence is MQCKFEIKLMTAAAALAFSSTLLAAPFAYSTNEKSGTISVIDTQTDSVVETFDAGKKPRGAAITKDGKYIFVSDQKQNALLVIDLKTKKVTDKIELEESPEGVGISHDGKWIAAANEEDNSVAVIDTDSHKVSFIIPMQGKNPEHAEFSPDGKWMYVSAEEAKYVDVVDVAKRSSIKLVEVGDRPRGIGFLPDSSRAYVANEAAGTVSVFDTSKHEVIATIPVGQRSNGVKVLPNGKKVYISNGGDANLSVIDTATNKVITTIPVGKRPWNMAVTPDGKKLYVANGKSNSVTVVDTVADKALKEIPVGDTPWGVFIH, encoded by the coding sequence ATGCAATGTAAATTTGAGATAAAGCTCATGACAGCGGCAGCGGCGCTAGCATTTTCGAGCACTTTGCTCGCGGCCCCTTTCGCCTACTCTACCAATGAGAAATCGGGGACGATTTCAGTGATTGATACCCAGACTGATAGCGTGGTAGAGACCTTTGATGCAGGCAAGAAGCCTCGTGGTGCCGCCATTACGAAGGATGGTAAATATATTTTTGTGAGCGACCAGAAGCAGAATGCGTTGCTGGTCATTGATCTCAAGACCAAGAAAGTGACTGACAAGATTGAGCTCGAGGAATCGCCGGAGGGTGTTGGCATTTCGCATGATGGCAAATGGATTGCCGCAGCAAACGAGGAAGACAATAGTGTCGCCGTGATTGATACTGATAGCCATAAGGTGAGCTTTATCATTCCGATGCAAGGCAAGAATCCTGAACATGCCGAATTCAGTCCCGACGGCAAGTGGATGTATGTCAGTGCCGAAGAAGCCAAGTATGTAGATGTCGTTGATGTGGCGAAGCGCTCTTCCATCAAATTGGTTGAAGTCGGCGATCGCCCCCGCGGTATTGGCTTCCTGCCCGATAGTTCACGTGCCTATGTCGCCAATGAGGCCGCAGGTACTGTCTCTGTCTTCGATACCAGCAAGCATGAAGTGATTGCGACTATTCCTGTGGGGCAGAGATCGAATGGGGTGAAGGTATTGCCTAATGGCAAAAAGGTCTATATATCCAATGGAGGGGATGCTAATCTTTCTGTCATCGATACTGCAACCAATAAAGTGATCACTACTATTCCAGTCGGTAAGCGACCATGGAATATGGCGGTGACCCCGGATGGCAAGAAGCTATATGTTGCCAATGGCAAATCAAACTCGGTCACGGTTGTGGATACAGTTGCTGACAAGGCGCTGAAGGAAATTCCAGTGGGTGATACCCCATGGGGTGTATTCATTCATTAG